From Mucilaginibacter rubeus, a single genomic window includes:
- a CDS encoding prephenate dehydratase, translating to MKIEKPKVAIQGIRASFHEEAAIRYFGENIETIECNSFKQTFESLKKREADYVVMAIENSIAGSILPNYTLLLDYGFPVVGEIYLPIQLHLMALPGVKFEDIKYVTSHPIALRQCVDFFDEYPHLKIVESSDTAACAKRIRDEQLTDTVAVANALAAQLYGLDVLERRIESNKRNFTRFLIMTQHDNVEKKPANKASLCFQVSNKVGALAKVLNIFAEEGVNMSKIQSMPILGKRNEYNFYVDIEWDEQKQYDTSIRQILKYTHNFNILGEYERHDDEPSSTPKPHRAERSIRKYINIRRNA from the coding sequence ATGAAAATAGAAAAACCAAAAGTTGCAATTCAGGGAATCAGGGCTTCTTTTCACGAAGAAGCCGCAATAAGATACTTTGGCGAAAACATCGAAACCATTGAATGCAATTCTTTTAAGCAAACATTTGAAAGCTTAAAAAAACGCGAAGCCGATTATGTGGTAATGGCTATCGAAAATAGCATTGCCGGTAGTATCCTGCCAAACTACACCCTGCTGCTTGATTACGGCTTTCCGGTTGTAGGTGAAATTTACCTGCCTATCCAATTGCACCTGATGGCTTTACCCGGGGTAAAATTTGAGGATATTAAATATGTAACCTCCCACCCCATTGCATTACGCCAGTGTGTTGATTTCTTTGATGAATATCCGCACCTGAAAATTGTGGAAAGCAGTGATACTGCAGCCTGTGCAAAACGTATCAGGGACGAGCAATTAACAGATACCGTAGCCGTTGCCAATGCCTTGGCGGCCCAGCTTTATGGTTTGGATGTACTGGAGCGCCGTATCGAATCAAACAAAAGGAACTTTACCCGTTTCCTGATCATGACTCAGCATGATAATGTTGAGAAAAAGCCTGCCAACAAAGCATCATTATGCTTCCAGGTAAGCAACAAGGTTGGCGCATTGGCCAAAGTGCTCAATATTTTTGCCGAAGAAGGTGTAAATATGAGCAAAATTCAGTCGATGCCGATTTTAGGTAAACGCAACGAGTATAATTTCTATGTGGATATTGAATGGGATGAGCAAAAACAATATGATACTTCGATAAGGCAGATCCTGAAGTATACCCATAATTTCAATATCCTTGGCGAGTACGAAAGACATGATGATGAACCATCGTCTACCCCAAAGCCGCACCGCGCCGAACGCAGCATTCGTAAGTATATCAACATCAGACGCAATGCATAA
- a CDS encoding chorismate mutase — protein MKLNLNIQPLSTWIKTGKEPLVISGPCSAETEEQLVATAHLLAQTGKISALRAGIWKPRTRPGEFEGIGSIGLEWLKRAKEETGLPTAVEVATAKHVEEALAAGVDILWVGARSTANPFTVQEIADALKGVDVPVMVKNPVNPDLSLWVGALERINNAGITKLAAIHRGFSSYEKSAFRNEPMWDVAISLKTLAPELPIINDPSHITGNRDLIGYVSQKALDLDMQGLMIESHIDPSVAWTDAKQQVTPAALADIIDHLTLRKPEVKNAEVSDKLAELRNQIDKIDDLVIQKIAERMQIAEKIGQYKKDNNITILQVGRWDEILQKRTTYGKALKLSAEFTEKLLELVHNESIRRQTDVMNADAAQGQAAEKLTHA, from the coding sequence ATGAAACTAAATTTAAACATACAGCCGCTTAGCACCTGGATTAAAACAGGTAAGGAACCTCTGGTAATTTCAGGCCCTTGCAGCGCTGAAACCGAAGAGCAATTAGTAGCCACAGCACATTTATTAGCACAAACAGGTAAAATCTCAGCGTTGCGTGCAGGTATCTGGAAACCACGTACCCGCCCGGGTGAGTTTGAAGGTATTGGCAGCATTGGTTTGGAGTGGTTAAAACGCGCCAAAGAAGAAACCGGCTTGCCAACCGCAGTTGAGGTTGCTACCGCTAAACACGTTGAAGAAGCCCTTGCAGCAGGTGTTGATATCCTTTGGGTAGGCGCACGTTCAACTGCTAACCCTTTCACCGTTCAGGAAATTGCTGACGCATTAAAAGGTGTTGACGTACCGGTAATGGTTAAAAACCCTGTAAATCCTGATCTTTCATTATGGGTTGGTGCTTTAGAGCGTATCAATAATGCAGGTATCACTAAACTGGCTGCTATTCACCGCGGTTTCTCATCTTACGAAAAATCAGCTTTCCGTAACGAGCCAATGTGGGATGTTGCTATCAGCTTAAAAACATTAGCACCTGAGTTACCAATCATCAATGATCCAAGCCACATCACCGGTAACCGGGATTTGATTGGTTACGTTTCACAAAAAGCGTTAGACCTTGATATGCAAGGCTTAATGATCGAATCACATATTGATCCGAGTGTAGCATGGACTGATGCTAAACAACAAGTTACCCCTGCCGCTCTTGCTGATATCATTGATCATTTAACTTTACGCAAACCAGAAGTTAAAAATGCAGAAGTAAGCGACAAACTGGCCGAACTACGTAACCAGATTGACAAAATCGACGACTTGGTTATCCAGAAAATTGCTGAGCGTATGCAGATTGCCGAGAAAATCGGTCAGTACAAAAAAGATAACAACATCACCATTTTACAAGTTGGCCGTTGGGACGAGATCCTTCAAAAACGTACTACTTATGGTAAAGCTTTAAAACTGAGCGCCGAGTTCACTGAAAAATTGCTTGAACTGGTTCACAACGAATCTATCCGCAGGCAAACAGATGTTATGAACGCTGACGCTGCTCAAGGCCAAGCCGCAGAAAAACTTACACACGCTTAA
- the aroA gene encoding 3-phosphoshikimate 1-carboxyvinyltransferase, with protein sequence MMQNIILKRNNKIVNGTVNLTGSKSECNRALIIEALSEGKVKVENISDAADAVLLAGILRGNQEAVPADSSANNSEIENCKSEIVDIGPAGTAMRFLTAYYAIQEDEVILTGSKRMKERPIGILVDALRVLGANIDYEENDGYPPIKLKGGFKQQTGKINIKGNISSQYITALLLIATRLPLGLELHIEGELTSRPYVEMTLAMLETSGIKHTWEGNVIAISNQEFKTTSLYVEPDWSAASYWYAIAALADEAELFLTGLTPYSLQGDSVITELMANFGITSQFKDGGVHLKKENKPISRREFDLKECPDLAQTVIVVCAALSHEASFTGLETLKIKETDRILALQTELAKMGVKLIEKDEVYTLDCSGKFIPENIFINTYHDHRMAMAFAPLALVLPQMEFENGPVVDKSYPAFWNDLEKQGFEVEEVVAKG encoded by the coding sequence ATGATGCAAAACATCATTCTTAAAAGAAACAACAAGATCGTTAATGGTACGGTTAACCTCACCGGTTCAAAAAGTGAGTGTAACCGTGCCCTGATCATCGAAGCACTTAGCGAAGGCAAGGTAAAGGTTGAGAATATCTCAGACGCTGCCGACGCTGTTTTGTTAGCAGGTATTTTGAGGGGGAATCAAGAGGCTGTGCCAGCAGATTCTTCAGCAAATAATTCCGAAATCGAAAATTGCAAATCCGAAATCGTAGATATCGGTCCTGCCGGTACTGCAATGCGCTTCCTGACAGCTTACTATGCCATTCAGGAAGATGAGGTGATCTTAACCGGTAGCAAACGCATGAAGGAACGCCCAATAGGTATATTGGTCGATGCTTTAAGAGTGCTGGGCGCTAATATTGATTACGAAGAAAATGACGGCTATCCTCCCATCAAACTAAAAGGTGGCTTTAAACAGCAAACCGGCAAAATCAATATTAAAGGCAATATCAGCAGCCAGTATATTACTGCCTTGCTACTTATTGCTACACGCTTGCCTTTAGGTTTGGAGCTACACATTGAAGGAGAGTTAACATCTCGCCCTTACGTTGAAATGACTTTAGCCATGCTTGAAACTTCTGGTATCAAGCACACATGGGAAGGCAATGTTATTGCAATTTCAAATCAGGAATTTAAAACGACATCATTGTACGTTGAACCTGATTGGAGCGCGGCTTCATACTGGTATGCTATCGCAGCCCTTGCCGACGAGGCCGAACTGTTTTTAACAGGCCTCACACCCTACAGCTTGCAGGGTGATAGCGTGATCACAGAGCTCATGGCCAACTTTGGTATTACTTCGCAATTTAAGGATGGCGGTGTTCACTTGAAAAAAGAGAACAAACCGATTTCCCGCCGCGAATTCGACCTGAAGGAATGTCCGGATTTGGCACAAACTGTAATCGTTGTTTGCGCCGCTTTAAGTCACGAAGCTTCGTTCACCGGCTTGGAAACTTTAAAAATCAAGGAAACCGACCGCATCCTGGCCCTGCAAACAGAGCTGGCTAAAATGGGTGTTAAACTGATTGAGAAAGACGAGGTTTATACACTTGATTGCAGCGGAAAGTTTATTCCGGAGAATATCTTTATTAACACATATCACGACCACCGCATGGCTATGGCCTTTGCGCCGCTCGCCCTCGTCCTCCCGCAAATGGAGTTTGAGAACGGACCGGTTGTTGACAAATCATATCCGGCTTTCTGGAACGATCTGGAAAAGCAAGGATTTGAAGTGGAAGAAGTTGTGGCGAAAGGATAA